Proteins found in one Microcella daejeonensis genomic segment:
- a CDS encoding ABC transporter ATP-binding protein: MITATHLTKRYRSTAAVDDVSFTAQPGRITGFLGPNGAGKSTTMRMLVGLAAPTSGSSTILGVPFRQLDNPGRHVGVLLDAGAQHPGRTGREVLALSAHLMGLGPGRADEALDLVGLTAKEGRGRVRGYSLGMRQRLGLAHALLGDPAVLILDEPSNGLDPAGIRWMRDILTGFAASGGTVLLSSHLLREVEAVADDLVIIGKGSILAQGSAAELLSGTGTQVRSLDDATLQRVLEGAGFEVTPGTDGLTTTATVDDVGRLALASGVAVIDLRPAATTGLEELFFTMTAQHGREDVPA, translated from the coding sequence ATGATCACTGCAACCCATCTCACCAAGCGCTACCGCTCGACGGCGGCCGTGGACGACGTCTCGTTCACCGCGCAGCCCGGGCGCATCACCGGATTCCTCGGCCCGAACGGCGCCGGCAAGTCCACGACCATGCGCATGCTGGTCGGGCTGGCCGCCCCCACCTCGGGCAGCAGCACCATCCTGGGCGTGCCGTTCCGGCAGCTCGACAACCCGGGCCGCCACGTCGGCGTGCTCCTCGATGCCGGAGCGCAGCATCCCGGCCGCACGGGGCGCGAGGTGCTCGCGCTCTCCGCCCACCTCATGGGCCTCGGCCCGGGCCGGGCCGACGAGGCGCTCGACCTCGTCGGGCTGACCGCGAAGGAGGGGCGCGGACGCGTGCGGGGCTACTCGCTCGGCATGCGCCAGCGGCTGGGACTCGCGCACGCGCTGCTCGGCGACCCCGCCGTGCTCATCCTCGATGAGCCCTCCAACGGGCTCGACCCGGCCGGCATCCGATGGATGCGCGACATCCTCACCGGTTTCGCCGCGTCCGGCGGCACCGTCCTGCTCTCCTCGCACCTGCTGCGGGAGGTCGAGGCCGTCGCCGACGATCTCGTCATCATCGGCAAGGGCTCGATCCTCGCCCAGGGCAGCGCCGCCGAGCTGCTCTCGGGCACCGGCACGCAGGTACGCAGCCTCGACGACGCGACGCTGCAGCGCGTGCTCGAAGGGGCGGGATTCGAGGTGACGCCCGGAACGGACGGGCTCACCACCACCGCCACCGTCGACGACGTCGGCCGGCTCGCGCTCGCCTCCGGCGTGGCCGTCATCGACCTGCGCCCCGCCGCCACCACCGGCCTCGAGGAACTGTTCTTCACCATGACCGCCCAGCACGGGCGAGAGGATGTGCCCGCATGA
- a CDS encoding ABC transporter permease, with product MTTRDTTRTASIPRPSTAAAPPTGIPFMRLAAVELRKQLDTRAGTWLLVAIALISGALIALSVVTSERGTLTWTSLVSSASVGQLTLLPLIGVMAATSEWSARTALTTFTLEPRRLRVTMAKVFSASGLGVLVSLVTIAMSALLNVVAILAFDADDSWSVDLAVVAGVALTVVLLVMQGVAFGLAFLSTPIAIVAYLALPSVWSILSLTIEAIREPAEWLDLNSMLATLSMGEMTADSWPKLLVALAVWIGIPMGIGLWRTARREP from the coding sequence ATGACCACCCGCGACACCACCCGTACCGCCAGCATCCCCCGGCCCAGCACCGCGGCCGCACCCCCGACGGGCATCCCGTTCATGCGTCTCGCCGCCGTCGAACTGCGCAAGCAGCTCGACACGCGCGCCGGCACGTGGCTGCTCGTCGCGATCGCTCTCATCAGCGGCGCCCTGATCGCGCTGAGCGTGGTCACCAGCGAGCGAGGCACCCTCACCTGGACCTCCCTGGTCTCGTCGGCGTCGGTCGGGCAGCTCACCCTGCTGCCCCTCATCGGCGTGATGGCGGCGACGAGCGAGTGGTCGGCCCGCACGGCGCTGACGACGTTCACGCTCGAGCCGCGTCGCCTGCGGGTGACCATGGCGAAGGTGTTCTCGGCGAGCGGGCTCGGCGTTCTCGTCTCGCTCGTCACGATCGCCATGAGCGCCCTGCTCAACGTCGTCGCGATCCTCGCGTTCGACGCGGACGACTCCTGGTCGGTCGACCTCGCCGTCGTGGCGGGCGTCGCCCTCACCGTCGTGCTGCTCGTCATGCAGGGCGTCGCGTTCGGTCTCGCCTTCCTCAGCACGCCGATCGCGATCGTCGCCTACCTCGCGCTGCCCTCCGTCTGGTCGATCCTGAGCCTGACGATCGAGGCGATCCGCGAGCCGGCCGAGTGGCTCGACCTCAACAGCATGCTCGCCACCCTCTCGATGGGCGAGATGACGGCGGACAGCTGGCCGAAGCTGCTCGTCGCGCTCGCGGTCTGGATCGGGATCCCGATGGGCATCGGTCTCTGGAGGACGGCGCGGCGCGAGCCGTAG
- a CDS encoding DUF5997 family protein: MTDAPREDNRQQPKPKKPQMLSAATAAKKLGVFLPATPEEFQSQQISRDALQELQENPPEWLRTLRKEGPHPRDEVSRRLGVSNSALARGGVSDSMTTAEITALLDDRPDWLVAEREKHAPGSGRPPGTAIGERPVSARQHGEDGQRDEADDDDLV, from the coding sequence ATGACCGATGCGCCGCGTGAGGACAACCGCCAGCAGCCGAAGCCCAAGAAGCCGCAGATGCTGAGTGCGGCGACGGCCGCCAAGAAGCTCGGGGTGTTCCTGCCGGCGACGCCGGAGGAGTTCCAGTCGCAGCAGATCTCGCGGGATGCCCTGCAGGAGCTGCAGGAGAACCCGCCCGAGTGGCTGCGCACGCTGCGCAAGGAGGGCCCGCACCCCCGCGACGAAGTCTCGCGCCGTCTCGGGGTCTCGAACTCGGCGCTCGCCCGCGGGGGAGTCAGCGATTCGATGACCACGGCCGAGATCACCGCGCTACTGGATGACCGTCCCGACTGGCTCGTCGCCGAGCGCGAGAAGCACGCACCCGGGTCGGGGCGCCCGCCGGGCACCGCCATCGGCGAGCGGCCGGTGTCGGCGCGGCAGCACGGCGAGGACGGGCAGCGGGACGAGGCGGACGACGACGACCTGGTCTAG
- a CDS encoding LysR family transcriptional regulator substrate-binding protein produces the protein MPDPLAVAFVTGVTPGKWQRIWRDRRPRGRLDLAPMTQAAALAALEAGTVHMVLARDVAADDDRHAIPLYREAPVVVAPKGSLVAGLDSVTLDELHSLDDVTVQPIDLENGTGEDAVALVAANVGVCVMPQSVARVLSRKDVVARPLVGAPDTGISLVWPAVGAHPLCDEFIGIVRGRTANSSR, from the coding sequence ATGCCCGATCCCCTCGCCGTCGCCTTCGTCACCGGCGTCACGCCCGGCAAGTGGCAGCGCATCTGGCGCGATCGCCGCCCCCGCGGCCGCCTCGACCTCGCCCCCATGACGCAGGCCGCCGCGCTCGCCGCTCTCGAGGCCGGCACGGTGCACATGGTGCTCGCGCGCGACGTCGCCGCCGACGACGACCGGCACGCCATCCCGCTCTACCGCGAGGCGCCCGTCGTCGTCGCCCCCAAGGGCTCGCTCGTCGCCGGCCTCGACAGCGTCACCCTCGACGAGCTGCACTCCCTCGACGACGTGACCGTCCAGCCCATCGACCTCGAGAACGGCACCGGTGAGGATGCTGTCGCCCTCGTCGCCGCGAACGTCGGCGTCTGCGTCATGCCCCAGTCGGTCGCGCGGGTCCTATCGCGCAAGGACGTGGTCGCCCGCCCGCTCGTCGGCGCGCCGGATACCGGCATCTCGCTCGTCTGGCCCGCGGTCGGGGCGCACCCCCTGTGCGACGAGTTCATCGGCATCGTGCGGGGCCGCACGGCGAACAGCTCGCGCTGA
- a CDS encoding RNA polymerase sigma factor, which translates to MTGLTPGDAATEAARAVASVAASERLRVVSTLIRLTGDWDLAEDCVQDALARALAVWPERGIPDNPGAWLSTVARNLAVDAIRKADADRRAAPRHAVEAELESQGEEEPTMPTDAIDDDRLRLIFTCCHPALALKSRVALTLRTVLGLSVAETAHVFLVSEASMQKRLVRARARIRGAGIPYRVPPAHLLPERTAGVLAVLYLLFTEGYSSGSGTDLVRPALAEEAIRLTRLIATLMPGWPEVLALLALELFQHSRAATRLDGAGDLVLLEDQDRARWDAAAIAEGIGMLAAAERALEPLTAAPGPFLLQARIAAEHATAPTAAATDFARIAELYAELGRVAPSPVIDLNRAIAVALSQGPDAGLALLDALDARLAEYHLLHATRADLLRRRGSIGDALPHYRRALELAPSDAERRFLQRRIDAVAARLDHRERGN; encoded by the coding sequence ATGACCGGTCTCACGCCCGGTGACGCCGCGACCGAGGCGGCCCGAGCCGTCGCCTCGGTCGCGGCATCCGAGCGCCTGCGCGTGGTCTCCACGCTCATCCGCCTCACCGGAGACTGGGATCTCGCCGAGGACTGCGTGCAGGACGCCCTCGCCCGAGCCCTCGCCGTCTGGCCCGAGCGGGGCATCCCCGACAATCCCGGTGCGTGGCTCTCGACCGTGGCGCGGAACCTCGCGGTCGATGCGATCCGGAAGGCCGACGCCGACCGTCGCGCCGCGCCCCGGCACGCGGTCGAGGCCGAGCTTGAGAGCCAGGGGGAGGAGGAGCCGACGATGCCGACCGACGCGATCGACGACGACCGCCTGCGCCTGATCTTCACCTGCTGCCACCCCGCCCTCGCGCTGAAGTCGCGCGTGGCCCTCACGCTCCGAACCGTGCTGGGGTTGAGCGTCGCCGAGACCGCGCACGTGTTCCTCGTGAGCGAGGCGTCGATGCAGAAGCGGCTGGTGCGGGCGCGGGCGAGGATCCGCGGGGCGGGCATCCCGTATCGCGTGCCGCCGGCGCACCTGCTGCCGGAGCGCACCGCCGGAGTGCTCGCCGTGCTCTACCTGCTCTTCACCGAGGGCTACTCCTCCGGAAGCGGCACCGACCTCGTGCGGCCCGCCCTCGCCGAGGAGGCGATCCGCCTCACCCGGCTCATCGCGACGCTCATGCCGGGCTGGCCCGAGGTGCTCGCCCTGCTCGCGCTCGAGCTCTTCCAGCACTCGCGCGCGGCGACCCGCCTCGACGGCGCCGGCGACCTGGTGCTGCTCGAGGATCAGGACCGCGCGCGGTGGGACGCCGCCGCGATCGCCGAGGGCATCGGGATGCTCGCGGCAGCCGAGCGCGCCCTCGAGCCCCTCACCGCCGCCCCGGGCCCCTTCCTGCTGCAGGCCCGGATCGCCGCCGAGCACGCCACCGCTCCGACGGCTGCCGCAACAGATTTCGCGCGCATCGCCGAGCTCTACGCCGAGCTCGGCCGCGTCGCCCCCTCGCCCGTCATCGACCTCAACCGGGCGATCGCCGTCGCGCTCTCGCAGGGGCCGGATGCGGGGCTCGCGCTCCTCGACGCGCTCGACGCCCGCCTCGCCGAGTACCACCTGCTGCACGCGACGCGCGCCGACCTGCTGCGCCGCCGAGGCAGCATCGGGGATGCCCTGCCGCACTACCGCCGCGCGCTCGAGCTCGCGCCCTCCGACGCCGAGCGCCGGTTCCTGCAGCGCCGCATCGACGCGGTGGCGGCGCGGCTCGACCACCGAGAGCGAGGCAACTGA
- a CDS encoding YciI family protein translates to MEYLLLIVSDPDAPTYVPEEDNIEEWSADLDARGASRVGNRLRPPSDATTVTVREGRTILTDGPFTESKEWIAGFDLIDVADLDEALEIAAAHPMARFGRVEVRPVWPFE, encoded by the coding sequence ATGGAGTACCTGCTGCTCATCGTCAGCGACCCCGACGCCCCGACCTACGTGCCCGAGGAGGACAACATCGAGGAGTGGTCGGCCGATCTCGACGCCCGCGGAGCCTCGCGCGTCGGCAACCGCCTCCGCCCGCCCTCCGACGCGACGACCGTGACGGTGCGGGAGGGGAGGACGATCCTCACCGACGGCCCCTTCACCGAGTCGAAGGAGTGGATCGCCGGCTTCGACCTCATCGACGTCGCCGACCTCGACGAAGCGCTCGAGATCGCCGCCGCCCACCCGATGGCCCGCTTCGGCCGCGTCGAGGTGCGGCCGGTGTGGCCGTTCGAGTGA
- a CDS encoding YciI family protein has product MRFMILIHSNESAEAAWADGRSAELEQAHGAVIDELMRSGEFVDTNELDLENVAVIGHHGGAPVVSRGPFTEGTEYVGGYYIVDVVDQDRAVEIAGRFAETRYSPVEVRRLVHASDPN; this is encoded by the coding sequence ATGCGCTTCATGATCCTCATCCACTCGAACGAATCGGCTGAGGCCGCCTGGGCCGACGGGCGCAGCGCCGAACTCGAGCAGGCGCACGGCGCCGTCATCGACGAGCTGATGCGCTCGGGCGAGTTCGTCGACACGAACGAGCTCGACCTCGAGAACGTCGCCGTCATCGGTCATCACGGGGGCGCTCCGGTCGTCTCGCGCGGCCCGTTCACCGAGGGCACCGAGTACGTCGGCGGCTACTACATCGTCGACGTCGTGGACCAGGATCGCGCCGTCGAGATCGCCGGCCGATTCGCCGAGACCCGCTACTCGCCCGTCGAGGTGCGCCGCCTCGTGCACGCATCCGACCCGAACTGA
- a CDS encoding response regulator transcription factor, with protein sequence MIRVLLADDEGMIRSALAALLRLEDDIDVVAECADGREALEEAQRLLPDVCLLDLEMPHLDGVEVAERLKRTTATRCVIVTRHARPGVLRRALASGVAGFLPKSRGADEVAAVIRKVAAGARYVDPEIAADALTDERSPLTDRELDVLRAGAQGQTTGQIARSLLLAPGTVRNHISSVLTKLGVQTRQQATRMAEERGWL encoded by the coding sequence GTGATCCGGGTGCTGCTAGCCGACGACGAGGGGATGATCCGATCGGCCCTCGCGGCCCTGCTGCGCCTGGAGGACGACATCGACGTCGTCGCCGAGTGCGCGGACGGGCGCGAGGCGCTGGAAGAAGCGCAACGGCTGCTGCCCGACGTGTGCCTGCTCGACTTGGAGATGCCGCACCTCGACGGCGTCGAGGTCGCCGAGCGGCTGAAGCGCACGACGGCGACGCGCTGCGTGATCGTGACGCGGCACGCCCGCCCCGGAGTGCTGCGGCGGGCGCTCGCCTCGGGCGTCGCCGGGTTCCTGCCGAAGTCGCGCGGGGCCGACGAGGTCGCGGCGGTCATCCGCAAGGTGGCGGCGGGCGCCCGCTACGTCGACCCCGAGATCGCGGCCGACGCCCTCACCGATGAGCGCTCGCCGTTGACCGATCGCGAGCTCGACGTGCTGCGCGCCGGGGCGCAGGGGCAGACGACGGGGCAGATCGCGCGGTCGCTGCTGCTCGCGCCGGGCACCGTGCGCAACCACATCTCGTCGGTGCTGACGAAGCTCGGGGTGCAGACCCGGCAGCAGGCGACGCGGATGGCGGAGGAGCGGGGTTGGCTGTAG
- a CDS encoding sensor histidine kinase: MISQSASGTGPSTGGSSSETTAVSVTRSITATWWYTVAGILFIEGVVVPLWLEAMVGLGLPRATYLPVFIAGLLWWASTFVLLLDYRDRRSDHGVVRRARWLVPLLVAVAVGVLAGILSGLWLIAVMPLVQSAMLLTWPPGVRWRVTAAATLLLVGVSALDARLAFDVQNGFEGLPTLLIGYSVVIPAATVLSLWWWDVLVTLDRARLSEARLAATQERLRVATDVHDLQGHHLQVIALQLELAERLMERDPSAALEQLRAARGSVDDARQGTRDLALRFRSTSLRDELANAVDLLRAAGTDATVEVDGDCDAAPADVLGPVVRETTTNVLRHGGGEWARLSLTREGGSWRYRIANDAGGHPVDHHDGGGAGLEGLQRRAEDAGGTLEVTRDTGEFSVTMTVPGVAS; the protein is encoded by the coding sequence GTGATCAGCCAATCCGCGTCTGGAACGGGCCCCTCGACCGGCGGTTCGAGCAGCGAGACGACGGCCGTGAGCGTCACCCGCAGCATCACGGCGACCTGGTGGTACACCGTCGCCGGCATCCTGTTCATCGAGGGCGTGGTGGTGCCCCTCTGGTTGGAGGCGATGGTCGGCCTCGGCCTGCCGCGGGCGACCTACCTGCCGGTGTTCATCGCCGGTCTTCTCTGGTGGGCGTCGACCTTCGTGCTGCTGCTCGACTACCGCGATCGCCGCAGCGACCACGGTGTCGTGCGGCGTGCGCGGTGGCTCGTGCCGCTTCTGGTGGCGGTCGCCGTGGGAGTGCTGGCGGGCATACTGTCGGGCCTCTGGCTCATCGCGGTCATGCCGCTCGTGCAGTCGGCGATGCTGCTCACCTGGCCGCCGGGCGTGCGGTGGCGGGTGACGGCGGCGGCGACGCTGCTGCTGGTGGGCGTGAGCGCGCTGGATGCCCGCCTCGCCTTCGACGTGCAGAACGGGTTCGAGGGCCTGCCGACGCTGCTCATCGGGTACTCGGTGGTGATCCCGGCGGCGACCGTGCTCTCGCTGTGGTGGTGGGATGTGCTCGTGACCCTCGATCGCGCGAGGCTCTCCGAGGCGCGTCTGGCGGCCACGCAGGAGAGGTTGCGCGTCGCGACCGACGTGCACGACCTGCAGGGGCATCACCTGCAGGTGATCGCGCTGCAGCTGGAGCTCGCGGAGCGGCTGATGGAGCGCGACCCCTCGGCGGCGCTGGAGCAGCTGCGCGCGGCGCGGGGCAGCGTCGACGATGCGCGGCAGGGCACGCGGGATCTGGCGCTGCGGTTCCGGTCGACGTCGCTGCGCGACGAGCTGGCGAACGCCGTCGACCTGCTGCGGGCGGCGGGCACGGATGCGACCGTCGAGGTAGATGGCGACTGCGACGCGGCGCCGGCCGATGTTCTCGGCCCGGTCGTGCGGGAGACGACGACGAACGTGCTGCGGCACGGCGGCGGCGAGTGGGCTCGGCTGTCGCTGACCCGCGAGGGCGGGTCGTGGCGGTATCGCATCGCGAATGATGCGGGCGGGCATCCCGTCGATCATCACGACGGCGGGGGAGCGGGCCTGGAGGGCCTGCAGCGTCGGGCGGAGGACGCCGGGGGCACGCTCGAGGTGACGCGCGACACGGGTGAGTTCTCGGTGACGATGACCGTGCCGGGGGTCGCGTCGTGA
- a CDS encoding small multidrug efflux protein has product MTAFDFYQDLMGQVPELVQPLVVALAGAVPFIEGEGGATIGILGGINPVVAGIAAAVGNFLAVAVIVLLTSGARQAVVTRTRARATATVGGGSGASLNESQVTDGTAVSANDGSAKAKRRAKFERAFERYGVPGVSLLGPLLLPTHFTASLLTASGVRKSLVLVWQAAAIILWTTLFTVISTGLVGVVG; this is encoded by the coding sequence ATGACCGCCTTCGACTTCTACCAGGACCTCATGGGTCAGGTGCCCGAGCTGGTGCAGCCCCTCGTCGTCGCCCTCGCCGGCGCCGTGCCCTTCATCGAAGGTGAGGGCGGCGCGACCATCGGAATCCTCGGCGGCATCAACCCCGTCGTGGCCGGCATCGCCGCCGCAGTCGGCAACTTCCTCGCCGTCGCCGTCATCGTGCTCCTCACCTCCGGAGCCCGGCAGGCCGTCGTCACCCGCACCCGGGCGCGCGCCACGGCGACCGTCGGCGGGGGTTCGGGCGCCTCGCTGAACGAGTCGCAGGTCACGGACGGCACCGCGGTCTCGGCGAACGACGGCAGCGCGAAGGCCAAGCGCCGCGCCAAGTTCGAGCGGGCCTTCGAGCGCTACGGCGTTCCCGGGGTGAGCCTGCTCGGCCCGCTCCTGCTGCCCACCCACTTCACCGCGTCGCTGCTCACCGCCTCCGGCGTGCGCAAGAGCCTCGTGCTCGTGTGGCAGGCCGCCGCGATCATCCTCTGGACGACCCTATTCACGGTGATCTCCACGGGTCTCGTCGGAGTGGTCGGCTGA
- a CDS encoding DUF4041 domain-containing protein, which produces MSNAAAGWYDDGSGRMRWWDGQQWTLHFADQQAQVVTEPQQSPAAAKGSPKISFFGGKKAAIAYATENDRLQALIDSHGLADIAELDLLKEKITKEVSDSRNRLHLLQAEIAEAEREHAAIRQDVLSSRSIVELQSFGLFDYEHPAESSTLLGAELEALRSQIKDIVRSKRATQATSAFTFNGSAPKGKKFVADMSNLLLRAYNAEAENCVKTVKAGNLATATKRLNTVVDQIARQGTMIDLKITPHFHQLRMKELALAAQHLQALQREKELDRAHREELREQRKAEQELQRQKEKLEKEKAHYLSTLAALEAKGDLDGAQRVRERLLDVDKAIDDVDYRAANIRAGYVYVISNVGSFGGDVVKIGMTRRLEPMDRVNELGDASVPFRFDVHALFFADDAIGIEAMLHRRFADYRINKVNLRREYFKVTPGAVLEALKEESVEILEYVLDPEAAEFKASELVQAASVHSA; this is translated from the coding sequence ATGTCTAACGCAGCCGCAGGATGGTACGACGACGGTTCGGGACGTATGCGCTGGTGGGACGGACAACAGTGGACGCTCCATTTCGCCGACCAGCAGGCTCAGGTCGTCACCGAGCCTCAGCAATCGCCTGCCGCAGCCAAAGGCTCGCCGAAGATCTCCTTCTTCGGGGGCAAGAAAGCGGCGATCGCTTACGCGACGGAGAATGATCGGCTTCAGGCGCTCATCGACTCGCACGGTCTGGCTGACATCGCAGAGCTAGACCTGCTCAAGGAGAAGATCACTAAGGAAGTCTCTGATTCGAGGAATCGACTGCACCTGTTGCAGGCAGAAATCGCAGAGGCGGAGCGGGAGCATGCCGCGATCAGGCAAGACGTTCTGAGTTCGCGATCAATCGTCGAGCTCCAATCGTTCGGACTCTTTGACTATGAGCACCCGGCAGAGTCGTCGACGCTTCTCGGCGCTGAATTGGAGGCACTTCGCTCGCAGATCAAGGACATCGTCAGGTCAAAGCGTGCGACACAAGCCACGAGTGCCTTCACCTTCAATGGGTCAGCACCTAAGGGAAAGAAGTTCGTGGCTGACATGTCGAACCTCTTACTTCGCGCCTACAACGCTGAAGCAGAGAACTGCGTCAAGACCGTGAAGGCAGGGAATCTCGCGACTGCGACTAAGCGGCTCAACACGGTCGTCGATCAGATCGCGCGCCAGGGCACGATGATCGATCTGAAGATCACGCCTCACTTTCACCAGCTACGTATGAAGGAGTTGGCCCTCGCGGCTCAGCACCTACAGGCCTTGCAACGTGAGAAGGAACTGGATCGTGCTCACCGCGAGGAGTTGCGTGAGCAGCGGAAGGCAGAGCAGGAACTGCAGCGGCAGAAGGAGAAGCTGGAGAAGGAGAAGGCGCACTATCTGTCGACACTCGCGGCTCTTGAGGCCAAGGGAGACCTTGACGGCGCTCAGCGCGTTCGCGAACGTCTGCTCGACGTTGACAAGGCGATCGATGACGTTGACTACCGTGCTGCCAACATCCGCGCCGGATACGTCTACGTGATCTCGAACGTTGGATCGTTCGGTGGCGACGTCGTGAAGATCGGGATGACACGGCGGCTCGAGCCGATGGACCGAGTTAATGAACTTGGAGATGCATCCGTGCCATTCCGTTTCGACGTTCATGCTCTCTTCTTCGCCGACGACGCGATCGGGATTGAGGCGATGCTTCATCGACGATTCGCGGACTACCGGATCAACAAGGTCAACCTCCGGCGCGAATACTTCAAGGTCACCCCGGGGGCTGTTCTCGAAGCTCTCAAGGAGGAGTCGGTCGAGATCCTCGAGTACGTGCTCGACCCCGAGGCTGCCGAGTTCAAGGCAAGCGAGCTAGTGCAGGCCGCGTCTGTCCACAGCGCGTGA
- a CDS encoding nucleotide pyrophosphohydrolase translates to MTDEARDALRAFVAERDWDQFHTAENLAKSIVIEAGELLEVFQWSGDVDDARVREELADVLTYCLLLADKIGADPQALILEKLATTRTKYPADKARGRSDKYDRL, encoded by the coding sequence ATGACCGATGAGGCCCGCGACGCCCTCCGGGCCTTCGTCGCCGAACGTGACTGGGACCAGTTCCACACTGCCGAGAACCTCGCCAAGAGCATCGTCATCGAGGCTGGCGAGTTACTCGAGGTCTTCCAGTGGAGCGGCGACGTCGACGACGCGAGAGTGCGGGAAGAACTCGCCGACGTGCTGACCTACTGCCTGCTGCTCGCCGACAAGATCGGCGCAGACCCCCAGGCGCTCATCCTCGAGAAGCTCGCCACGACGAGAACCAAGTACCCGGCCGACAAGGCCCGCGGGCGCAGCGACAAATATGACCGGCTTTGA